A single Anopheles maculipalpis chromosome 3RL, idAnoMacuDA_375_x, whole genome shotgun sequence DNA region contains:
- the LOC126563251 gene encoding protein MIX23, translated as MSFKYECADFSQFQEQLKKMRDLDDKIIYALNTSIPTESFKGQVDAEAKCRDLHGQLESGYNHRQDAIKKCIVVCADTVKTLKDRREENKDDIALNKQFKTEQRKLRLLQAELSVEDIIRERTQKTFRERCRLFFRFDSL; from the exons ATGAGTTTCAAGTATGAATGTGCCGACTTCTCGCAATTTCAG GAACAGCTGAAAAAGATGCGCGATCTTGATGACAAAATTATCTACGCCCTCAACACATCCATACCGACGGAATCGTTCAAAGGTCAGGTGGATGCTGAAGCAAAGTGTCGTGATCTGCACGGTCAGCTTGAGTCAGGCTACAACCACCGGCAGGATGCGATAAAGAAGTGTATCGTCGTGTGTGCCGATACGGTCAAAACGCTCAAAGACAGACGGGAGGAAAATAAGGATGACATTGCACTGAATAAGCAGTTCAAGACGGAACAGCGCAAA CTACGATTACTGCAAGCGGAGCTCAGCGTGGAGGATATTATTCGGGAAAGAACGCAGAAAACGTTTCGTGAGCGTTGTAGGCTATTTTTCCGTTTCGATTCACTTTAA